A portion of the Paenibacillus hamazuiensis genome contains these proteins:
- a CDS encoding HlyD family efflux transporter periplasmic adaptor subunit: MKPAIFRQSSLEKMSSPEKLDVLMTIARPRHWIALLSVFMLLAAFFTWAAVGTVTVKMSGSGVFRLHDGLVTVVHTSAGQVTDIGVKPGDTVLRGEAVARIFDPSWPEANTREASPDSAQRLLLKSKVVSMQNGRVLKVHVQLGQWIEPGQPLFTLEAEGATDKFEAIVYVPVEQGKSLKAGVPARVWPNRDHANANGAIFGEVAAISQVPAGLDDMEQTIGNRELAAKFMESGPLLEVRVVLQKDRTHPTGLRWTAQRAEPRLTLRTGMLISVDFIVGKAHPIDWIF; encoded by the coding sequence ATGAAACCGGCTATTTTCCGGCAGTCCTCCTTGGAGAAAATGTCCTCACCCGAGAAGCTGGATGTGCTGATGACCATCGCCCGCCCAAGGCATTGGATAGCACTTCTGTCCGTTTTCATGCTGCTTGCCGCATTTTTTACGTGGGCGGCGGTCGGAACGGTTACCGTGAAGATGAGCGGAAGCGGAGTATTCCGGCTGCACGACGGCTTAGTCACTGTTGTACATACCTCCGCGGGACAAGTCACGGATATAGGGGTCAAACCCGGCGACACCGTACTTCGAGGCGAAGCGGTTGCGCGGATCTTCGATCCTTCGTGGCCTGAAGCCAATACGCGGGAAGCTTCTCCCGACAGTGCACAGCGACTGCTTCTCAAATCGAAAGTCGTTAGCATGCAAAATGGCAGGGTGCTGAAAGTTCACGTGCAGCTTGGGCAATGGATCGAGCCCGGCCAGCCGCTATTTACGCTGGAAGCGGAGGGCGCCACAGACAAGTTCGAGGCTATCGTTTACGTTCCCGTAGAGCAGGGCAAGAGTCTGAAGGCAGGCGTACCTGCAAGGGTATGGCCGAACCGCGACCACGCCAATGCGAACGGAGCCATATTCGGCGAGGTCGCAGCCATATCGCAGGTCCCCGCCGGGCTGGACGATATGGAGCAGACGATTGGGAATCGCGAGCTTGCCGCGAAATTTATGGAATCCGGTCCCCTGTTGGAGGTCCGGGTTGTTTTACAAAAGGATCGCACGCACCCGACCGGCTTGCGCTGGACCGCCCAGCGTGCGGAGCCGAGATTAACACTGCGGACGGGAATGCTGATCTCTGTTGATTTTATCGTTGGCAAAGCTCATCCGATCGACTGGATTTTCTAG
- a CDS encoding cyclic nucleotide-binding domain-containing protein, translating into MNKLTFLDIPLFEGLDRVHKATLLQEFTQLSYSKGDLLFEEGEFGDSLYIIMQGKARIYLGSGASESTLAILGEKEYFGEMALLTGDPRSASAMAESDLVVLKLYKESFDRILYGYNALAVQFAGILAKRLAQVNRQSRSDELSHDTPVVTETMVSEGIGATGTISRQAEQSGGIHTAQENRRSPLYRALSMTVSLLSGALCYYVMQAGSQPVAVCVIGAISLTSFLLVACRLASLPLASAFIAAAAVLMPGIEFDSGAAASVGSRLITALALAMSAQAVYRTGVVQRLLLRAALFFQGKGMRFGAIIELMSVLSVLLLPSSRLRNEAFACLQLKDRESCRSDAYSILFIQSSILCWFALAILPASLANDNGFMQWMVAVLPVAAIMVLSNVVIMFLRREEKLAAPDHSIMTAQLSIMGSWSIKETIALIIMLGGSMAMALAPWLGVSLLVVSLLMVLAFAACGLLGKETAGEVRYEPFIVFALLGGAAAMYEGVGIQRLTAAWVNEHMTAVVALLTLFAVVLLLSRFIPPMMAIFAGLICIGAGSVEAGASPAQTAVIAVLASQCQFGGLFAKGERNLSVVLKIIPACLAVLLTVPLWHWVPQGSEMSASSSMPAMKVGSDEVLQVPFAVNLPKDEIIAASIKQGVELAVADSRLRSASPSLELMPDYRGGRETGPGDALPPVFAISAADQDFGGSQSIPAFILDGAEAASKNTIALTPTPDVYAKEVTELLSRQGYGKIVIYYEDSDCGKQFAASLEKAADRKGIAVVDRLIRIAAQSALTASWDRWKLLGTEAVVVYDGSGAMTGAIGADIRLANAKFPLIVGPSVRGVEFLSAYEGEVYGFTDFDVNASRVQTAAFVERYRNAYGTAPSRQAAAAYDAVRLMALSAGLAGSAEPARMYETLIGSGIWEGAMRRYEFNTGNAADSGKLVHILSLTPKSGRTEGVTR; encoded by the coding sequence ATGAATAAACTAACATTTCTGGATATACCGCTGTTTGAAGGTTTGGATCGGGTACACAAGGCAACGCTGCTGCAAGAATTTACCCAACTCAGCTACAGCAAAGGGGATTTACTATTCGAGGAGGGCGAGTTCGGCGATTCCTTGTACATCATTATGCAAGGCAAGGCCCGAATATATTTGGGATCGGGTGCAAGCGAATCGACACTTGCGATCTTAGGGGAGAAAGAATACTTCGGTGAAATGGCTTTGCTCACGGGAGATCCGCGTTCGGCGTCCGCAATGGCCGAGAGCGACCTGGTCGTACTCAAGCTGTACAAGGAATCATTCGACCGGATTTTGTACGGGTACAACGCGCTTGCCGTTCAATTTGCCGGCATACTTGCCAAACGTCTCGCTCAGGTGAACCGGCAATCGAGATCAGATGAATTGTCGCACGATACTCCCGTGGTAACCGAAACGATGGTGTCCGAGGGTATAGGGGCAACAGGGACGATCTCGCGTCAAGCCGAGCAGTCGGGAGGTATTCATACCGCTCAGGAAAATCGGCGGTCGCCTCTTTACCGGGCGCTGAGTATGACGGTTTCTCTTCTTTCCGGCGCGCTTTGTTATTATGTGATGCAAGCAGGCAGCCAACCTGTAGCGGTATGCGTTATCGGGGCAATTTCCTTAACCTCCTTTCTGCTCGTGGCTTGCAGGCTGGCTTCACTGCCGCTAGCGTCCGCGTTCATCGCGGCCGCAGCCGTGTTGATGCCGGGTATCGAGTTCGATAGTGGAGCCGCCGCTTCCGTCGGTTCCCGGTTGATCACGGCATTGGCGCTAGCGATGTCCGCGCAAGCGGTTTACCGAACCGGAGTCGTGCAGCGTCTGCTGCTAAGGGCAGCTTTGTTTTTTCAGGGAAAAGGCATGCGGTTTGGAGCCATCATAGAGCTAATGTCCGTGTTATCGGTGCTGCTGCTTCCTTCCTCCAGGCTGCGAAACGAAGCATTCGCATGTTTGCAGCTAAAGGATAGGGAAAGTTGTCGTTCGGATGCGTATTCCATTTTGTTTATACAATCATCCATCTTGTGCTGGTTTGCATTGGCAATCCTTCCCGCCTCTCTTGCGAACGATAATGGCTTTATGCAGTGGATGGTGGCCGTATTGCCTGTTGCAGCGATAATGGTTTTGTCCAATGTGGTCATTATGTTCCTGAGGCGGGAGGAGAAACTCGCGGCGCCCGACCATTCCATCATGACAGCTCAACTATCGATTATGGGCAGTTGGTCGATCAAGGAAACGATCGCTTTGATCATTATGCTTGGCGGCAGTATGGCTATGGCATTGGCGCCTTGGCTTGGCGTCAGTCTGCTGGTCGTCAGCCTGCTTATGGTGCTAGCATTCGCCGCTTGCGGACTGCTCGGCAAAGAAACCGCCGGAGAAGTCAGATATGAGCCGTTTATCGTTTTTGCCTTGCTGGGGGGAGCGGCCGCCATGTATGAAGGCGTCGGTATACAGCGACTGACCGCCGCGTGGGTAAACGAGCATATGACGGCAGTAGTTGCCCTTCTTACGCTGTTTGCCGTCGTTTTGCTTCTTAGCCGGTTTATTCCCCCTATGATGGCCATCTTTGCAGGGTTAATTTGTATCGGCGCCGGCTCCGTCGAAGCAGGGGCGAGTCCGGCTCAAACGGCAGTGATAGCTGTGCTCGCTTCACAATGTCAGTTCGGCGGACTGTTCGCGAAAGGGGAGCGGAATCTGTCCGTTGTTCTTAAAATCATTCCCGCCTGCTTGGCGGTCCTGCTCACGGTTCCGTTATGGCACTGGGTCCCGCAAGGGTCCGAAATGTCGGCGTCATCGTCCATGCCGGCTATGAAGGTTGGCAGCGATGAGGTGCTTCAGGTGCCGTTTGCTGTAAACCTCCCAAAAGATGAAATCATAGCAGCCTCCATTAAGCAAGGAGTTGAGCTGGCAGTGGCGGACTCGAGGCTGCGCTCCGCTTCACCGTCTCTGGAGCTGATGCCGGATTACCGGGGCGGGAGGGAAACGGGGCCGGGAGATGCCCTGCCCCCTGTGTTCGCAATCTCCGCAGCAGATCAGGATTTCGGGGGTTCGCAAAGCATACCTGCCTTCATCCTGGATGGAGCCGAAGCGGCCTCGAAGAACACTATCGCGCTCACCCCAACGCCGGACGTTTATGCTAAGGAAGTGACGGAACTGCTTTCTCGACAAGGCTATGGCAAAATCGTTATTTATTACGAAGATAGCGATTGCGGCAAGCAGTTCGCGGCGTCGCTCGAGAAAGCGGCTGATCGGAAGGGGATCGCAGTGGTGGACAGGTTGATCCGAATTGCCGCTCAGTCGGCTCTGACCGCATCTTGGGACCGTTGGAAGCTTCTGGGGACGGAAGCTGTGGTTGTTTACGACGGCAGCGGGGCTATGACCGGCGCGATCGGCGCCGACATCCGCTTAGCAAATGCGAAATTTCCGCTTATCGTCGGACCGTCGGTCCGAGGCGTGGAATTTCTTTCGGCGTATGAAGGCGAAGTGTACGGTTTTACCGACTTCGACGTCAATGCGTCAAGGGTACAAACGGCGGCTTTTGTCGAGAGGTACCGCAATGCCTACGGCACTGCGCCTAGCCGTCAAGCCGCGGCTGCATATGATGCTGTCCGGCTGATGGCCTTATCCGCGGGTCTGGCCGGTTCGGCAGAACCCGCCCGTATGTATGAGACGCTTATTGGGAGCGGCATTTGGGAGGGAGCGATGCGCCGCTACGAATTCAACACAGGCAACGCGGCTGACAGCGGAAAGCTCGTACACATACTTTCATTAACACCGAAATCAGGACGAACGGAGGGAGTCACGCGATGA
- a CDS encoding serine/threonine-protein kinase, translating into MIITPGYRFLHLVYEDDNIWICYAYSEELSRVVLWKMVKEGPRAMIENAKLIHEYETLSLLQMEGVLKPHTLLRQGGSMVLLFDIINGIVLRQYMASGPIEPLYFLKIAVRTVEIVEELHRQELLHMNLRPDTILLVPESMQVCLTGFSDAVPIRQSLHATRLEGYPPYMAPERVTGVGRQLDGRTDLYSLGVTFYEMLAGQLPFQAREPLEWAHAHIAKQPPALSDTYGVSRPIGAIVSKLLAKTPEDRYQSAAGLKADLQRCLDQLEKQEELKEFELGLCDKPAWSPEDEGNGKIVTLSQSSDVVPVPAQLLDSVAAISSTPIRQNGVTPFSDSGCSQMLDLAAVFKASQIFASVGDPHERVRLLMLLLLEQAGASRGCWVSLRQGRFTVELAAALTADHSWSIESAPVPLEHYTGASAEIIQETAASRSVTCLGEAAAAGSYANTDYVKRTGLRAVMCCPIPTNEEDTILLYMENHLFINAFSIERIGTLKMVAMQLFYATRLVPAQERKLSAPLLQDGLPTDSSLTARELEVLELMAAGLSNKEIAVRLIIAAETVKVHIRNIYGKLGVNKRMQAVETGRMYGLIF; encoded by the coding sequence ATGATTATAACCCCTGGTTACCGCTTCCTCCATCTGGTTTACGAAGATGATAATATATGGATTTGTTATGCGTATTCGGAAGAGTTATCCCGCGTCGTTTTGTGGAAAATGGTGAAGGAAGGGCCCCGCGCCATGATTGAGAACGCGAAGCTGATTCATGAGTACGAAACGCTTTCTCTACTGCAAATGGAGGGGGTGCTTAAACCGCATACCTTGCTCCGGCAGGGAGGTTCGATGGTGCTGCTGTTTGACATCATCAACGGGATTGTGCTGCGTCAATATATGGCTTCAGGTCCGATTGAACCGCTCTATTTCTTGAAGATTGCTGTAAGAACTGTCGAAATTGTGGAGGAGCTGCATCGGCAAGAGCTGCTGCACATGAACCTGCGGCCGGATACGATTCTGTTGGTGCCGGAGTCGATGCAGGTGTGTCTCACGGGTTTCAGCGATGCGGTGCCGATCCGGCAATCGCTCCATGCGACGAGGCTGGAAGGGTATCCTCCTTATATGGCACCCGAACGCGTCACTGGGGTTGGCCGGCAGTTGGACGGCCGAACGGATCTATATTCCCTCGGTGTTACGTTCTACGAGATGCTTGCGGGGCAACTGCCCTTTCAGGCTCGGGAGCCGCTTGAATGGGCCCATGCCCATATTGCCAAGCAGCCTCCGGCGCTGTCGGACACGTATGGCGTATCGAGGCCGATCGGTGCCATCGTTTCCAAGCTCCTCGCCAAAACCCCCGAAGACCGCTACCAGAGCGCAGCGGGGTTAAAGGCCGATTTGCAGCGGTGTTTGGACCAACTGGAGAAACAGGAGGAGCTGAAGGAATTCGAGCTCGGCCTTTGCGATAAGCCGGCCTGGAGTCCTGAAGATGAAGGAAACGGGAAGATCGTCACGTTATCCCAATCTTCAGACGTTGTTCCGGTACCGGCTCAATTGCTGGATTCGGTTGCAGCTATCAGCTCTACGCCGATCAGACAGAACGGGGTTACGCCGTTCTCCGACAGCGGTTGTTCACAGATGCTGGATCTTGCGGCCGTATTCAAGGCATCGCAAATTTTTGCGTCAGTGGGTGACCCTCATGAGCGGGTTCGCTTGCTGATGCTGCTCCTGCTGGAACAAGCCGGCGCGTCGAGAGGGTGTTGGGTTTCCCTTCGACAAGGCCGGTTCACCGTGGAGTTGGCCGCGGCATTGACGGCCGATCACAGCTGGTCCATTGAATCCGCCCCGGTCCCATTGGAGCATTACACAGGGGCCAGCGCTGAGATTATTCAGGAGACAGCGGCAAGCAGGTCGGTAACCTGCTTGGGGGAGGCGGCTGCGGCGGGAAGTTATGCGAATACGGATTATGTTAAACGGACCGGGCTGCGGGCGGTTATGTGTTGTCCGATCCCGACGAATGAAGAAGACACGATCTTGCTATATATGGAAAATCATCTGTTTATAAATGCCTTCTCCATAGAACGGATTGGTACGCTTAAAATGGTAGCCATGCAGTTGTTTTATGCCACTCGGCTTGTCCCTGCGCAAGAGCGAAAGCTGTCGGCGCCGCTTCTGCAAGACGGATTGCCCACTGATTCTTCACTGACCGCCCGCGAATTGGAAGTGCTGGAACTCATGGCTGCCGGTCTTTCCAACAAGGAGATCGCGGTCAGGCTTATTATTGCGGCGGAAACGGTGAAGGTTCATATTCGAAATATTTACGGCAAATTAGGCGTTAACAAAAGAATGCAGGCCGTAGAGACGGGACGCATGTACGGCCTGATCTTCTAG
- a CDS encoding pyridoxine/pyridoxamine 5'-phosphate oxidase yields the protein MTSPKQLLRNLKSLSGPFLSFDVKQLPENPGELFLRWLNLAIENGVKEPHAMTLSTIDAEGCPDARVLILKNVVGDKFYFASSSESRKGQQLKRNPKASLTFYWPILGRQIRLRGTVEDLGDEAGAADFKERSVEARAVALMGNQSQELENEEELEYSLARQRERIKRTPEITTLNWRLYAMNVWEAEFWQGDIHRKHTRIQYYWVDGQWKHRRLWP from the coding sequence ATGACCAGCCCAAAGCAACTGCTGAGAAATTTAAAATCGTTGTCCGGTCCTTTCCTTTCATTTGATGTAAAACAGCTGCCGGAAAATCCGGGGGAATTGTTCTTGCGGTGGTTGAACCTGGCAATCGAAAACGGTGTGAAAGAACCTCATGCGATGACCCTTTCTACCATTGATGCCGAAGGCTGCCCGGATGCCCGTGTATTGATATTGAAAAATGTGGTCGGCGATAAATTTTACTTCGCTTCAAGTTCCGAGAGCCGAAAGGGGCAGCAGCTGAAACGGAATCCGAAAGCGTCGTTAACATTCTATTGGCCTATTCTGGGCAGGCAGATCCGTTTGCGGGGGACGGTCGAGGATTTGGGAGATGAGGCCGGTGCTGCCGATTTCAAGGAGCGGTCGGTGGAAGCCCGAGCTGTTGCGCTAATGGGAAATCAGAGTCAGGAGCTTGAAAATGAGGAGGAGCTGGAGTATTCACTTGCTAGGCAGAGGGAAAGGATAAAACGAACTCCGGAAATAACAACCCTCAATTGGAGGCTGTATGCGATGAACGTTTGGGAGGCGGAATTTTGGCAAGGAGATATTCATAGAAAGCATACCCGGATTCAATATTACTGGGTTGATGGGCAGTGGAAACATCGTAGGCTATGGCCTTAA
- a CDS encoding LysR family transcriptional regulator: protein MNLHALRLFHVIASTGSVTRASELLNISQPAITAQMKKFEKELSLSLIKPRGRGIALTDAGEKLSLLADRLFAAERQIEQFCQEYRDGTNGHIRIAATYLPAHFLLPTWIGKFKRQYEQVEMTITTTNSSDALKQLLNMEVDLAIYGGLPEKYPNSILAEELFRDELWFVVAPSHGFANRQVTLSEMMQVPFVMREVGSSTRERLLALCRTYSAPSPRITLQFNGLHEAITAVIAGYGANFISSLVVREYVERGELSRVYVEGVHLQNTIAVCTRKDEPLPAVVTNFLKLIQEGA, encoded by the coding sequence ATGAATCTGCATGCATTGCGCTTATTCCACGTGATAGCTTCCACAGGAAGCGTGACCCGCGCTTCAGAATTATTGAATATTAGTCAGCCTGCTATTACTGCGCAGATGAAGAAGTTTGAAAAAGAATTGTCTCTTTCTCTTATTAAACCTCGAGGAAGAGGGATTGCACTAACGGATGCGGGCGAAAAGCTTTCATTACTCGCCGACAGACTTTTTGCGGCAGAACGGCAAATCGAGCAATTCTGTCAAGAGTACCGCGATGGTACGAATGGACATATTCGAATCGCGGCGACGTATTTGCCCGCTCATTTTCTTCTCCCGACCTGGATTGGAAAATTCAAACGGCAATATGAGCAAGTAGAAATGACTATTACGACAACCAATTCAAGCGATGCCTTGAAGCAGCTTTTGAATATGGAAGTTGATTTAGCTATTTATGGCGGCTTGCCGGAAAAATATCCGAATTCGATTTTGGCGGAAGAATTGTTTCGGGACGAATTATGGTTTGTTGTCGCACCAAGTCACGGATTTGCGAATCGGCAAGTTACATTATCCGAGATGATGCAGGTGCCTTTTGTGATGCGCGAGGTTGGAAGTTCAACGAGAGAAAGATTACTGGCATTATGCCGAACATACAGTGCACCTTCCCCGAGAATTACCCTGCAATTCAACGGTTTGCATGAAGCGATAACAGCAGTCATTGCCGGATATGGAGCAAACTTCATTTCTTCCCTGGTTGTGCGTGAATATGTTGAGCGCGGCGAATTATCTCGCGTTTATGTCGAAGGTGTACACTTACAAAATACAATCGCCGTATGTACACGAAAAGATGAACCATTACCTGCGGTCGTCACGAATTTCTTGAAGTTGATTCAGGAGGGCGCCTAG
- the ppsA gene encoding phosphoenolpyruvate synthase, whose translation MSSLVLGFQEMEQTQLLLVGGKGLNLGELSKIEGIQVPEGFCVTTLGYQKAIKQNETYHALLGRLNMLKVEDQVQIGEISRKIRQLIAEAEIPSDVVTAVAHYLSRFGEEQAYAVRSSATAEDLPHASFAGQQDTYLNIIGKEAILQHISKCWASLFTDRAIIYRMQNGFDHSQVYLSVIVQKMVFPQASGILFTADPVTSNRKLLSIDAGFGLGEALVSGLVSADCYKVRDGEIVEKRIATKKLAIYGRKEGGTETRQLDPDQQNIQTLANEQILQLARIGRQIEAYFGQPQDIEWCLADHTFYVVQSRPITTLYPIPEANDQENHVYLSVGHQQMMTDPMKPLGLSFWLLTTPASMRVAGGRLFVDVAPMLASPAGRETILNTLGQSDPLIKDALMTVLERGDFIKELPNDEKEVSPVKSNKGRPPADYQTLIDYDPTIVSDLIERSQTSIEGLKQNIQTKSGADLFDFILEDIQQLKKSLSDPQSFGVIMTAMNASTWINENMNKWLGEKNAADTLSQSVPNNITSEMGRALLDVADVIRPFPEVIDYLQHVKDDHYLDELVKLDGGQEAAEAIYAFLRKYGMRCAGEIDITRTRWSEKPMTLVPTILGNIKNFEPNESNRKFEQGRQEALKKEQELLHRLRQLPDGEQKAKETKRMIDLIRNLAGYREYPKYAMIHRYFVYKQVLMKEAERLVQAGVIHDKEDIYYLTFEELHEAVCTNKLDYQVIGRRKDEYKLYEKLTPPRVITSDGEIIAGKYKRENLPAEAIVGLPVSSGVIEGRARVILNMENADLEDGDILVTSFTDPGWTPLFVSIKGLVTEVGGLMTHGAVIAREYGLPAVVGVENATRLIKDGQRIRVHGTEGYIELL comes from the coding sequence ATGAGTTCTTTGGTTCTCGGTTTTCAGGAAATGGAACAAACGCAGCTTTTGCTCGTTGGCGGAAAAGGGTTAAATTTAGGGGAATTATCGAAAATCGAAGGAATACAAGTACCGGAAGGTTTTTGTGTTACGACACTGGGATACCAAAAGGCCATCAAACAAAACGAAACGTATCATGCTTTGTTGGGTAGACTAAACATGCTGAAAGTGGAAGATCAAGTTCAAATTGGTGAAATCAGCAGGAAGATCCGACAACTCATTGCGGAAGCAGAAATTCCTTCCGATGTTGTGACAGCAGTGGCCCATTATCTCTCCCGGTTTGGCGAGGAACAGGCTTATGCCGTGCGTTCCAGTGCGACTGCTGAGGATTTGCCGCATGCTTCCTTTGCCGGTCAACAAGACACCTATTTAAACATCATTGGCAAAGAAGCGATCCTGCAGCATATCAGCAAATGCTGGGCTTCCCTGTTTACGGACCGCGCGATCATTTACCGTATGCAAAATGGATTTGACCACAGCCAAGTTTATTTGTCCGTGATCGTTCAAAAGATGGTTTTCCCGCAGGCTTCAGGGATTTTATTCACCGCTGATCCTGTGACCTCCAACCGAAAGCTGCTGTCCATCGATGCCGGTTTTGGACTAGGAGAAGCACTGGTCTCCGGCCTGGTATCTGCCGATTGTTATAAAGTTCGCGATGGGGAAATCGTCGAGAAAAGGATCGCAACCAAAAAATTGGCAATCTACGGACGAAAAGAAGGAGGAACAGAGACCCGGCAGCTCGATCCCGATCAGCAAAATATTCAAACGCTTGCTAACGAGCAAATTTTACAGCTGGCACGCATCGGAAGGCAGATCGAAGCTTATTTCGGCCAGCCGCAAGATATCGAGTGGTGCTTGGCTGATCATACATTTTATGTTGTCCAGAGCCGGCCGATCACGACTTTATACCCGATCCCGGAGGCTAACGATCAGGAAAATCACGTTTATTTATCCGTCGGTCACCAACAAATGATGACAGACCCCATGAAACCATTGGGATTGTCTTTTTGGCTGTTAACGACTCCTGCATCCATGCGTGTAGCCGGTGGAAGGTTGTTTGTTGATGTTGCACCGATGCTGGCTTCACCTGCCGGCAGAGAAACGATATTAAATACACTGGGACAATCCGATCCGCTCATAAAAGACGCACTCATGACCGTATTGGAGCGAGGAGATTTTATCAAAGAGTTACCGAATGATGAAAAAGAAGTAAGCCCGGTTAAAAGCAATAAAGGTAGGCCGCCAGCGGATTATCAAACATTAATCGACTACGATCCGACCATCGTTTCCGATTTGATTGAGCGTAGTCAAACATCGATAGAAGGGTTAAAACAAAACATCCAGACGAAATCAGGGGCGGATCTGTTTGATTTTATTCTGGAAGATATCCAGCAATTAAAGAAAAGCTTATCTGATCCGCAAAGCTTTGGTGTAATTATGACTGCGATGAATGCTTCAACATGGATCAATGAAAACATGAACAAATGGTTGGGTGAAAAAAACGCGGCAGACACGCTTTCTCAATCGGTACCAAACAATATTACTTCGGAAATGGGTCGGGCGCTGTTAGATGTCGCAGATGTGATTCGTCCATTTCCGGAAGTGATTGATTATTTGCAGCATGTAAAAGATGATCACTATTTGGATGAACTGGTTAAGCTGGATGGCGGACAGGAAGCTGCGGAAGCTATCTATGCCTTTCTGCGCAAATACGGAATGCGATGTGCCGGAGAAATCGATATTACCAGAACCCGCTGGAGTGAAAAGCCGATGACACTGGTCCCGACGATTCTGGGTAATATCAAAAACTTTGAGCCTAATGAAAGCAATCGGAAATTTGAGCAGGGGCGGCAGGAAGCTTTGAAAAAAGAACAAGAGTTATTGCATCGATTGAGGCAATTGCCGGATGGCGAGCAAAAAGCGAAAGAAACGAAACGAATGATCGATCTCATCCGGAATCTGGCCGGTTATCGGGAATATCCCAAATACGCGATGATTCATCGTTACTTCGTTTATAAGCAGGTTTTAATGAAAGAAGCCGAGCGACTCGTACAAGCGGGCGTTATTCATGATAAAGAAGATATCTACTATCTCACTTTTGAAGAACTTCACGAAGCCGTGTGCACAAATAAACTGGACTACCAAGTCATCGGCAGACGAAAAGACGAGTACAAATTATATGAAAAGCTAACGCCTCCGCGTGTTATCACGTCTGACGGTGAAATCATTGCAGGCAAGTACAAGCGGGAAAACCTCCCCGCCGAAGCTATTGTTGGTCTGCCTGTTTCTTCCGGAGTGATAGAAGGAAGAGCGCGAGTCATTTTAAACATGGAAAATGCCGATCTGGAAGATGGAGATATATTAGTCACCTCCTTTACTGACCCAGGCTGGACACCATTGTTTGTATCCATAAAAGGCCTTGTCACCGAAGTGGGCGGACTGATGACCCATGGAGCCGTAATCGCACGAGAATATGGCTTGCCGGCCGTTGTCGGAGTGGAGAATGCTACCAGGCTGATTAAAGACGGGCAACGAATTCGCGTGCATGGAACGGAAGGGTATATCGAATTATTGTAA